In the genome of Actinomycetota bacterium, the window CCCAAGATCTTCGGCGGCAAGGGATGGAACCTGGGTTCCATCACCCCGGTGGTGGAGGAGCTGTGCTCGGTATGCGCTGGCATCGGGAACCTCATCGGGGTGCAATACTTCGGCATCTCCATCCTTTTCGCGGGTTGGAACATGCGCATCATCGACAGGGTATGCCGCGAGGTGGTGGAGGGGGAGCGCACCGGAGAGCCCTGCCTGGTGGCGGGACTGGTCACTGAGCCGGGTGCGGGCACCGACGCTGAGGAGGTGGAACTCCTTTCCAGGGCCAAAGTCAGGTGTCATGCCCGCAGGGTGGAGGGTGGTTACGTTGTCAACGGCACCAAGGTCTTCATCTCCAACGGCCACGTGTCCACCTGGCACATGCTCATCGCCTACGAGGACCTGGAGCGGCCGGACGAGACCATGATCCTTTTCGCGGTGAGGAACGGCACCAGGGGCTTCTCCTTCGGCAGGATGGAGAAGAAGATGGGCCAGAAGGGGTGCCCCGCCAGCGAGATGATCTTCGAGGACTGTTTTATACCCGACGAGGACGTGTGCATAAGCGCCGCCCAGATGAAGGACATGAAGCGCAGCCCCAGGGGCACGGGCATGCAGCTCATCGATTTCGTGGTCTCCCTGACCCGCCCCGGGGTGGGGGCCATGGGGGCGGGAGTTGCCCGCGGCGCCTACGAGACGGCGTTGCGTTTCGCCCGCGAGACGGTGGTGGACGGCAGGCCCCTGGTCAATCACGAGTGGGCGCAGTGCCTGCTGGCGGAGATGTACGCCAACGCCGCCCTGGCGCGCCTCTCCTACATGGAGTGCAACCACATAAACGGGCTCTACGGTATGGCCTCTCTCCTCAACATCAAGCCTCTGTATTACTACATGCGGGCCGTGCCCACGGCGGTGTTGGACCGCGTGATGCCCGCGTTGAACGGCCTCGACGCAACTACCAGGATCTTCCGCAAAATAGTCATGGACGGACAGACGGACGAGGAGGCGCGCCGAGCCTCGGGGTGGGCCTCCCTCTCCAAATTCGCCGCCACCGATCTGGGGATCAAGAACTGCCAGCTGGCGGTGGAGTTCATGGGGCGGGCGGGGATAAGGCACGACGGTTGGGCGGAGAAGTTCCTGCGCGACTCCAAGCTGCTGCAGATCTACGAGGGGACCAACCAGCTCAACCGCCTCAACCTCTTCAAGTGCCTCATCGCCCCCTCCGTGCCCGAGGCGCGGGCGTTCGAGGATTGAAGGGGCTGGAGAGGGCTGGGCTTCGATATCGAGGGCTCGGCGCGGTGCGGCGGCGGAGAGCGGCATGCGCACGGAACGGCCGGTTTCCGATGAGAAGGAGAGGGTTTTCCTGTAGCCGGCAACCGGACGGACGGTGGACGGAAGGAGGAAAGGACAACGGAGACCCTCATGATGAAAAGCAAGTCGCTTGATATGGAAGGCACAGCCGGATGAAGACGATGAAAGGAAAGGGGGCAGGATGGTGGATACCCTGGACATGCAGATGGAGACCGGAAAGGAGAGCGAAGCGGCGGCTGAACCGCGAAAGCTGGGGGAGATGTACACCTGGCACGAGGGAATGCCCTGGAACCCCGTGGAGCGGGTCATCCTGGAGCGGCGCAGCGTGCGCAAGTACAAGGACAAACAGGTCCCGGAGAAGTTGGTGCGGCGTATCCTGGAGGCGGGCCGCTTCGCCCCCACCGCCGGGAACTCGCAACCGTGGCGCTTCGTGGTGGTCCGCGACCGCGAGATGATCGAGGAGATGGAGAAGTACGTACGCTTGCGCTGCCGCGTGCTCAAGTTCCTCCTCAACTGGCAGGAAAGCCCTCTGGGAAGGCTGGCGTGGCTCAATTCCCAGATAGGGGCGCGCCTGCTCCCCAATCTCATGCACCCCATACCTTTCGGTGCCATCAGCCTCATCGCCGACGGCAAGCTCATGCTCTTCCACGGCGCTCCCACGGTGATCCTCATCCTCATGGACAAGAGGGGAGCGGCCAAGCCCCAGGTGGACGTGGGCATCTGCGGGCAGAACATGGTGCTCGCCGCCCACAGCCTAGGGCTGGGTACCTGCTGGGTGGGCTTCGTAGAGGTGTTCAAGTTCGGAACCAGGTGGAAGAAGAAGCTGGGTATCGAGTGGCCATATGCGCTCGTGGAGGGCATCGCCCTGGGATACCCGGTGGGAAAGCCCGACGGCATGATCGAGCGAGAGCTGCAGGAGATCGACTGGTGGGAGGACGGCCGCAAGCGAATCGTCTTCTAAGGAAAGCGAGGGGTGGAGAATGGCTTTTCTCAGCTTGAAGGAAAGGATGACCATACCGACCTACGACGATCCCGCGCGGTGCACCTCGGGGAGGGTGATCATCGACCACGAGAAGTGCAACGGCTGCGGCAACTGCGCCCTGATATGCCCGGGAGCGAGCCTTTATGTCGCGGGGGTAGGAAAGGACCGCAAGGCCTACATGATCGAAAAGCCGGTGCCCGACTGCCTGTCCTGCAACGACTGCATGGCCATCTGCAAGCGCGGCGCCATCAAGGTCAGCGTGACCTATGACTTCGGGGGGTTCTACAAGGTGCTGCACCGGGGAGAGCTGTGCCCGCCGCGCAACTTCTAGGTAGGGAGCCCGGGTCTACGAATGCCGGATCTCCGGCAATGATTTGGCGCAGAGAGGGGGCCAGGAAGAGGAGCAAGGTTCCCGACAGCGGTTTCTCGACAAGGCGCTGACGGGATGCGGAGCACGGTACATGGGCGGCGGAGGGGCGTAAATCGGGGGTCAGACATTGCCGGTGAAAAAACAACCATATGTCTTGGGATTGCGGGGCATGGCATCTGAACGACGGAGGCGTCCGCTTCCTCGGCCTTTCTTCTTCGCGGGCTCCCCACAAGCCGGGGCAGATATCCCAGGCAGCCGTGGGTCGAAGATCGAAGATGTGACCCCATTCTGTTCAGATCTTGGGCTGCATGTCGGGGCGGTGCCGGTTGGCCAGCCACCAGCGGTAGAGGACCGGGTAATAATCCCGGATGCGCGGGCAGGAGATGCCCGTGCCCTCGAGCATCTCCAGGGTGTTGCTGGCGTCGAAGAGCCCCACGTGGTTCACGTAGGTCATGGAGTCGGGAGGGATCTTCACCAGCGCGAAGATGAAGCCGAGCCGAGTGGCCAGAAAATCCACCACGCGGGTGGGGATGGTCACCTTCGGCTTTCTCCCCACGGTGAGCTCGTAGATTGCCTCGAACATCTCGCGCGTGGTGGGAGGGTCCGGATCCACGACATGGAAACACCTGCCAATGGAGGCGGGATTGCGCGTGATGGCGGTCACCGCGTCGGCGATGTAGTCCACGGGCACGAAGTTGGGGCGCACCTTGCCCTCGCCAAGATACACTGGGGGGATCCTGAGCTTGCCGAGCATGCGCAGCACCCCGAAGGTGAGGTAGATGTTGTCGAACTTGTCCGTCTCCCCCGTCTTGGAGTCCCCCAACACCCCGGCGGGGCGTATGATGATGGCCGGGAGCCCTTCCTCCATGGCGCGGCGCACCTCCACCTCGCCCCAGAACTTGGTGGCGAAATAGTTGTTGATGAGCTCCTGTCCCGCCTCCAGCTCGTCCTCGTAGATGATGCCCTCGCGCTCGGCATGCACCACCACCGAGCTGAAGTGCACGAGGTGGGAGAGGTTGGGACAGGCCTTGCAGAACCTCACGATATGGCGCACTCCCCAGTAGTTGACCCTGCGGGCCAGCCCCTCGGGGACGAAGAGGTCGAAGGCCCCCGCCAGGTGCCACACCTCGGTGGTGCGCGCGGCCAGTGCTTCGTAGGTATCGTCAGCCAACCCGAGGCGCGGATCGGTGACGTCGCCGACCACGGTGGTCAAGCTGCCGGGCGCCGCCTTGCCCTCCGCCTCCAGGGCGGCGATGTCCTCCCTCGCCCGGGCGAGGAACTTCTCCTGCACCAGGAAGGTGAACTCGGCCGAGGGGTCGTCGGCGAGGATGCTGCGCACCTGCCAGCGACCGATGAATCCGGGATAGCCGGTGAAGAATATCTTCCTCCCACCCATGCTGCACACGCTCCTTCGGAATCCGTGGACCAGGCGGTCACCCATCGCGTTCGGGCCAGCGTTTCAAGCAAGCCATATTATTATAATCCCTTGACGGCCAAATGCGGACACCGCGGGATGCCGCGGTGTGCACCCCCCGGGGGCGCCCGCGATGAAGAGCCGTCCGTTAAAGAAGGAGGTCGCGGGATGAAGAGGAGTCCGGTATCGAAAGCGAGGGGCGAGGAATGGTTCGCCGGCAAGGTCGCCCTGGTGACCGGGGGCGCCTCCGGCTTGGGACGCGGCATCGCCCTGGCCCTGGCTCGCGCCGGCTGCGACCTGGTGCTGGTGGACATCAACGAGGAAGGTATGCGCGAGACGGCCTCGTTGATCGAGGGCGTTGGGAGGAGTTGCCTCATAAAAAAGGCGGACGTCTCCTCCCGCACGCAGATGGAGAGGCTGGCAGAGGAGGTCATCGCGGAGTGCGGCCGCGTTGACGTGCTGGTGAACAACGCCGGGGTGGGAGTGGGAGGGGAGCTTGCGAACATACCTCTGGACGATATCGAGTGGATCACCGGCATCAACCTAATGGGCGGTATCTACGGCACCCGCCTCTTCCTGCCCGGGATGATCGCGCGCGGGGAGGGTCACGTGGTCAACGTGGGCTCGCTCTCCAGCCTGGTGGTGCTCCCCTTCCATATCGCATATACCACCACCAAGTTCGGACTGGCGGGCTTTTCCGAGGCATT includes:
- a CDS encoding acyl-CoA/acyl-ACP dehydrogenase translates to MFEGSRASTLLERDPRLEDVMCSLDSVGRMPAGISGEIREAVALARRFNDTVARPYALELDRKMTEDPAYIPWDLVKEINRWGFYTAWIPKIFGGKGWNLGSITPVVEELCSVCAGIGNLIGVQYFGISILFAGWNMRIIDRVCREVVEGERTGEPCLVAGLVTEPGAGTDAEEVELLSRAKVRCHARRVEGGYVVNGTKVFISNGHVSTWHMLIAYEDLERPDETMILFAVRNGTRGFSFGRMEKKMGQKGCPASEMIFEDCFIPDEDVCISAAQMKDMKRSPRGTGMQLIDFVVSLTRPGVGAMGAGVARGAYETALRFARETVVDGRPLVNHEWAQCLLAEMYANAALARLSYMECNHINGLYGMASLLNIKPLYYYMRAVPTAVLDRVMPALNGLDATTRIFRKIVMDGQTDEEARRASGWASLSKFAATDLGIKNCQLAVEFMGRAGIRHDGWAEKFLRDSKLLQIYEGTNQLNRLNLFKCLIAPSVPEARAFED
- a CDS encoding nitroreductase, giving the protein MYTWHEGMPWNPVERVILERRSVRKYKDKQVPEKLVRRILEAGRFAPTAGNSQPWRFVVVRDREMIEEMEKYVRLRCRVLKFLLNWQESPLGRLAWLNSQIGARLLPNLMHPIPFGAISLIADGKLMLFHGAPTVILILMDKRGAAKPQVDVGICGQNMVLAAHSLGLGTCWVGFVEVFKFGTRWKKKLGIEWPYALVEGIALGYPVGKPDGMIERELQEIDWWEDGRKRIVF
- a CDS encoding 4Fe-4S binding protein codes for the protein MAFLSLKERMTIPTYDDPARCTSGRVIIDHEKCNGCGNCALICPGASLYVAGVGKDRKAYMIEKPVPDCLSCNDCMAICKRGAIKVSVTYDFGGFYKVLHRGELCPPRNF
- a CDS encoding SDR family oxidoreductase — encoded protein: MGGRKIFFTGYPGFIGRWQVRSILADDPSAEFTFLVQEKFLARAREDIAALEAEGKAAPGSLTTVVGDVTDPRLGLADDTYEALAARTTEVWHLAGAFDLFVPEGLARRVNYWGVRHIVRFCKACPNLSHLVHFSSVVVHAEREGIIYEDELEAGQELINNYFATKFWGEVEVRRAMEEGLPAIIIRPAGVLGDSKTGETDKFDNIYLTFGVLRMLGKLRIPPVYLGEGKVRPNFVPVDYIADAVTAITRNPASIGRCFHVVDPDPPTTREMFEAIYELTVGRKPKVTIPTRVVDFLATRLGFIFALVKIPPDSMTYVNHVGLFDASNTLEMLEGTGISCPRIRDYYPVLYRWWLANRHRPDMQPKI
- a CDS encoding SDR family NAD(P)-dependent oxidoreductase — encoded protein: MKRSPVSKARGEEWFAGKVALVTGGASGLGRGIALALARAGCDLVLVDINEEGMRETASLIEGVGRSCLIKKADVSSRTQMERLAEEVIAECGRVDVLVNNAGVGVGGELANIPLDDIEWITGINLMGGIYGTRLFLPGMIARGEGHVVNVGSLSSLVVLPFHIAYTTTKFGLAGFSEALWAECRRHGIGVTLVCPGAVSTNIAAGTRAHPGCERQRELTERFERMLAEKGMDPGEAGRKVVEAVAADRFLLILGREAYLLYYLRRLLPGLMRRAVASLTAHASSE